TAACTACTGAATTGCAAATTACCATCAACGAAGCATTCACATAGGCCTAGTAGCTTATTGACCTACTGCCATACAATttgtaacaaaataatgtaaagtgTGGAACATAACAGTAGTCTTATTACAGTTATAATCAGATCACGAAATAATGTATATCACCAGCCTATGAACACGCTGAAAAATTATTAGAAAGCTTGTAGTGCATTACCATACTAAAGTAATATAGTCTTATTCCAGCCCATCGCCTGCTTTATTAACTCCTGTCTACAGGCGCCTGTTTACAACCCAAGTAGGCTTGTTCCTGGCAATCGTGTCATAACGCTGACGTTTTATTGTTGGGGCGTGCACCGAGCTTCTATCCAATCACTTCACCAATCTTGTCAGCCtgaatctctgtgtgtgtgtttcggtgTGTAGCCTATATATATACAACAGCATAGTGGCTGCACACACGGAGAGCGAACTTACCTCACAGAACATGATAACGGTTTTTTCTGGTATTCTCATACAAGGTTGAAAAAGATACTAAGGAGGAAACAAGTCACTGGACCACAGTGCTTCTGTCATACATCTGTTGACAGTCTTCGTGGACCACTTCTCTGTTGATCTACATTTTGGATTTCCCTCGTACTTTTAGAAGTGACATTTCGTTTTTTACTTGGGACATTGCGGCTTGCGTTGATGCATGCTTTTGCTGGCTGTCATTTGCTGACCAATTCCCtgagacagttttaacaaaaCTGGTAAGCTCACTTTCATTCGACTTcaacagaacaaacaaaaaatggaGCAGCCTTTCTATCATGACGACTCCTTTCTCTCGGCTTACGGCCACTCTGATGCTGCACTGCATGACTACAAAATCCTAAAGCAGAATATGAATTTGAATTTGACGGAGCCTTATCGCAACCTCAAGTCTGACCTGTACCAGGCAGCGCACCAGGACGTCGGGTCACTGAAGCTTGCTTCCCCCGAACTCGAAAGGCTAATCATTCAAAATAGTAACGGCATAATTACTACTCCCACCCCAGGTCAGTACTGGGGGCATCGCGGCATCACTGATGAGCAGGAGGGCTTTGCGGAGGGCTTCGTAAAAGCCCTGGACGAGCTCCACAAGATAAACCATATGCCAATGCCCCCGCCCAACGTGTCTATTGGAGCCGGCGGTGTGACGACTTGTTCGGCGGCGGCGGCCTCTAGTGTCTTCGGCTCCTCCCTGCAGCCCGAGCCTCCCATCTACACAACACTGAACGCATATTGCCCAAACACTAACCTCTCTTCCGCATCCAGTTACCCCAGTACCACCATCAGCTATTTACCTCCGCACCACCAGCAGGGTCATCACCAGAACTCCACGAACGTGTCACATCCCTTTCAGCACTCTTTACCTGGAGCTGGAGTCCACCCACAGCGCCTTTTGGCTTTCAAAGAAGAACCACAAACCGTACCTGATCTACACAGCAGCGACGGTTCCCCGCCAATGTCCCCGATCGACATGGAAAACCAAGAGATCATCAAGGCCGAGCGAAAGAGGCTGAGAAACCGCCTGGCAGCAACCAAATGCCGTCGGCGCAAACTGGAGCGCATAGCCCGACTGGAAGACAAGGTGAAAGTTCTGAAATCTGACAACGCTGGTCTCTCCAATACAGCGACTGTGCTTCGTGAACAAGTCGCCCAGCTCAAACAGAAAGTCCTGACACATGTAAG
This is a stretch of genomic DNA from Esox lucius isolate fEsoLuc1 chromosome 11, fEsoLuc1.pri, whole genome shotgun sequence. It encodes these proteins:
- the junbb gene encoding junB proto-oncogene, AP-1 transcription factor subunit b, which translates into the protein MEQPFYHDDSFLSAYGHSDAALHDYKILKQNMNLNLTEPYRNLKSDLYQAAHQDVGSLKLASPELERLIIQNSNGIITTPTPGQYWGHRGITDEQEGFAEGFVKALDELHKINHMPMPPPNVSIGAGGVTTCSAAAASSVFGSSLQPEPPIYTTLNAYCPNTNLSSASSYPSTTISYLPPHHQQGHHQNSTNVSHPFQHSLPGAGVHPQRLLAFKEEPQTVPDLHSSDGSPPMSPIDMENQEIIKAERKRLRNRLAATKCRRRKLERIARLEDKVKVLKSDNAGLSNTATVLREQVAQLKQKVLTHVSSGCQLMLTSKMEAF